GGTGGGGCGATGACCATCTCGGGCAGCGGCTTCTCGCCGATCCAGAGCGGCAACGTGGTCCTCTTCGGCGCGGCGACCGCCTCGATCTTCACGGCTTCGTCCACGGCGCTCGGGGTGTTCGTGCCCCCCGGCGCGCCTTTCTTGGGGACCGTCACCGTCAAGACGAGCCTCGGGGCGAGCAAGGAGGCGGCAAGCTACACGCTCTCCGCCACGGGGGGCGGCGGCGGTGGCGGCGGGGGAAGCGTTGGCGGCCTCAGCGTCTCGGCCCTGGTACCTGCCAACGGGGCGCCGGGCGACTCGATCATGATCCGGGGGACCGGTTTCAGCCCGGTCCTGACGGACAACGTGGTCAAGTTCGCCGGGGTCGATGCCGAGGTCACCTACGCCGACAGCGAGATGGTCGTGGCCAAGGTGCCCGCCGGGGCAGCCTCGGGCCCCATGACCATCACGGTGGGCGGGGTGACCAAGGGCTTCTTCTTCAACTTCACGGTGCCTATCATCGCGTCGTTCAACCCCAACACTGGCAACGAGTTGACCTCGGTGACGGTCAACGGCCAGAACTTCGCGACCCAAGGCCCCCAGAGCAAGATCCGCTTCAACGGGGTTCCCTCGCCAAACATCACGTCCTGGTTCGGGACGCAGGCGGTTGGCCTTGCGCCGCCCCCTTCGCTGAGCGCACGCATCTCGGGCCCGCTCACGGTCCAGTCGGACGCGGGGATCATCAGCCAGAGCGGAGGACCCTTCACTGCCCGCCAGAACGTCGTCGAGAACTTCGCGACCACCAACCAGCGCAATGCCGGCACCAATGCCGCCTGGGGAAGTAACGCCCTCCAGCCGGCAGCGGCGGTCACGACCTTCACCCAGACCAACTTCAGCGCCAACACCAATGTAGGCGTGCTGCTGAATGCTAGCAACCAAGTTACGGTGCAGCCACTCGCGATCGCCCATACCGGACAACAGCCAGGAAATTCCTGGTGCGCGCAGTTGGGGGTAGATGGGACCAGCTACTTCATCAACAACGGAGGCACCGTCTATCGCTATTCCCTTCTCGACGGTTCTTTGCTGGGTACGCGTGCGATGGTGTATCAGAGCTCCTCGGCTGCCTATGTTTACCTGGCTTCAGAGAATGCATACGCGGAAATTGGCGGGAACGCGGCAAGCATCTACAAGTTCAATGCTTTCGCAGGTTCGTATATTTCCGGCGGCTTCTCGCATACCCCTTTTATGGCTTCGAACGGAACTCATTACCTGCTCAGCAACGGCTGGGGGAGCCATCAGATCACCAACACGAGCTTCGGTGGGGTTGCCAGCCCCTTTAGCTTGGGCACCACGAACTTTTCCGCTGCCGGCTTCACGGGTTCAAGTACGTTCCTCTACAAGGATTCGGCTGCAGCGACCATCACCACCTTGATGGCACTGACGTACCCTTCTCCGTCGTCGGCGGCTACTAGCTTGCCCTTCAGCATCGGAAGCACCGGTCTTAGTAACATCGGGTCCCCGACCATCGGCTCGAATGGTACTCACCTCTTCATTCTGGGCTCAAATGCGGCCTACAACGGTGGGGCACTGTCGCTCTTTAAATTCAACGTCAGCGGATCGGCGATTACGCTTGGGAGTGGTTCAACCGGCACCTCGGTCACCTCCGCCATCAGTCTGCCGGCGAGTTCCCTCTGGGATACCGTCACCTTCAACCGGACGCTTCCGGCTGGTACGACCCTCACGGTGGATGTCCTCGATGGAGCGACCAACGCCGTGCTGATGAGCAACGTTTCGATCGGCGCGAGCCTAAATGGCATCACCGCTGCCAGCATCAAGCTTAGGGCCAATCTAACAGGGGCGGTGGCTGCAGTGCCTGTGCTCACCTCGTGGTCGGTGACGACGCGCCCCTCGTATGCCATTTCCAACGGCTATGATACGGGCACCAACTACGGCGTCTACGAGACTCCTGTCATCACCGCGAACAATGCCAACTACGCCTTCGAGTACTCGGACAGCGCGGATAACAGCGCATGGGGGTCCTGGGTATCGGATATCACCACGCTCAGTCGTCGT
The nucleotide sequence above comes from bacterium. Encoded proteins:
- a CDS encoding IPT/TIG domain-containing protein produces the protein MLQPIKRRRPGIAPGMAVLLAFGVTSCVAPATTGFSSLPDAPARTSDGTSSLEQVAAQSRATDTAIRGTLSVPESRAIQAAPDYAAKNATLTLVSLADNLTIVTGRTNADGTFVLGLNGFSPAPGSTYLLEASRGLNNNAAGNEVARFRTFLTWTGGAWTSVSGTAVVINAQTTAVAVISSLDPLNVPPGGTMNKVSGTSLNASPALTNHPNSEIAALATEMLNYLIKDFDPVRNTANIGPSITTLTPSNPAPGGAMTISGSGFSPIQSGNVVLFGAATASIFTASSTALGVFVPPGAPFLGTVTVKTSLGASKEAASYTLSATGGGGGGGGGSVGGLSVSALVPANGAPGDSIMIRGTGFSPVLTDNVVKFAGVDAEVTYADSEMVVAKVPAGAASGPMTITVGGVTKGFFFNFTVPIIASFNPNTGNELTSVTVNGQNFATQGPQSKIRFNGVPSPNITSWFGTQAVGLAPPPSLSARISGPLTVQSDAGIISQSGGPFTARQNVVENFATTNQRNAGTNAAWGSNALQPAAAVTTFTQTNFSANTNVGVLLNASNQVTVQPLAIAHTGQQPGNSWCAQLGVDGTSYFINNGGTVYRYSLLDGSLLGTRAMVYQSSSAAYVYLASENAYAEIGGNAASIYKFNAFAGSYISGGFSHTPFMASNGTHYLLSNGWGSHQITNTSFGGVASPFSLGTTNFSAAGFTGSSTFLYKDSAAATITTLMALTYPSPSSAATSLPFSIGSTGLSNIGSPTIGSNGTHLFILGSNAAYNGGALSLFKFNVSGSAITLGSGSTGTSVTSAISLPASSLWDTVTFNRTLPAGTTLTVDVLDGATNAVLMSNVSIGASLNGITAASIKLRANLTGAVAAVPVLTSWSVTTRPSYAISNGYDTGTNYGVYETPVITANNANYAFEYSDSADNSAWGSWVSDITTLSRRYIRYRVNFSGSNTQITRITLPYTY